The following coding sequences lie in one Zingiber officinale cultivar Zhangliang chromosome 2B, Zo_v1.1, whole genome shotgun sequence genomic window:
- the LOC122046976 gene encoding metal transporter Nramp5-like: MEAAREITRESAHERGSNIVACVQEEHGENINVNKESPCKRVDEQQQHQKSGWKKFLAHVGPGFLVSMAYLDPGNLETGLQAGANHKYELLWVILISLIFALIIQSLSANLGVSTGKHLAELCKAEYPKYVKYCLWVLAELAVIAADIPEVIGTAFALNILFHIPLWAGVLITGLSTLMLLGLQRYGVRKFELLIAVLVLILAACYFGELSYVKPPAAEVMKGLFVPRFGDDSATSDAIALLGSLVMPHNLFLHSALVLSRKTPPSVKGVNDACRLFFLESGFALFVALLINIAVVSVSGTVCAADNLSADDADRCDDLTLNSASFLLKNVLGKSSSIVYGIALLASGQSSTITGTYAGQYIMQGFLDIKMRMWVQNLMTRCIAIGPSLIVAIIGGSAGAGRLIIIASMILSFELPFALIPLLKFSSSSTKMGPHKNSIYVIVVSWILGFGIIGINIYFLSTSFVGWLIHSSLPKAATVFGGIVVFPFMAAYVLAVFYLTIRRDTAVTFVDKPDESQIEMESGVRSSDGNKGTEVAPYRGDLADIPLPD, encoded by the exons ATGGAAGCAGCGAGAGAGATCACAAGAGAGAGTGCTCATGAAAGGGGCAGTAACATAGTTGCATGTGTTCAAGAAGAGCATGGTGAAAACATTAACGTGAACAAGGAGAGTCCATGCAAGCGAGTTGATGAGCAGCAGCAACACCAG AAATCTGGATGGAAGAAGTTCCTTGCTCACGTTGGACCCGGATTCCTGGTGTCGATGGCTTACCTTGATCCTGGAAACT TGGAAACTGGCCTACAAGCAGGAGCAAATCACAAGTACGAG CTCTTGTGGGTGATACTGATTAGTCTCATTTTTGCACTGATTATACAATCATTATCGGCTAATCTCGGCGTGTCCACAG GAAAGCACCTTGCGGAGCTGTGCAAAGCAGAATACCCCAAGTACGTTAAGTACTGTCTTTGGGTGCTGGCTGAGTTAGCTGTGATTGCTGCTGATATACCTGAAG TGATAGGAACTGCCTTTGCTCTCAATATCTTGTTCCATATCCCACTGTGGGCAGGTGTGCTTATCACAGGGCTGAGCACTCTGATGCTTCTTGGCCTTCAGAGATATGGG GTCCGGAAGTTTGAGCTTCTAATAGCAGTGCTGGTGTTAATCTTAGCCGCCTGCTACTTTGGAGAGCTGAGTTATGTAAAACCCCCAGCTGCTGAGGTGATGAAGGGGCTCTTTGTGCCTCGGTTCGGCGACGACAGTGCTACCAGTGATGCAATAGCTCTCCTTGGCTCCCTTGTCATGCC GCACAATCTGTTCCTGCATTCGGCTTTGGTGCTCTCAAGGAAGACTCCCCCCTCTGTCAAAGGCGTCAAT GATGCATGCAGATTGTTCTTCCTCGAGAGCGGTTTCGCGCTGTTTGTTGCATTGCTGATCAACATTGCTGTGGTCTCTGTCTCTGGGACTGTCTGTGCTGCTGATAACCTCTCTGCTGATGATGCTGATAGATGCGATGATTTAACTCTCAATTCAGCATCATTCTTGCTCAAG AATGTCCTGGGAAAATCTAGCTCAATAGTCTACGGGATTGCATTGCTGGCCTCCGGACAAAGCTCTACAATAACAGGCACATACGCTGGTCAATATATCATGCAG GGTTTCTTAGACATCAAGATGAGGATGTGGGTTCAGAACTTGATGACTCGATGCATCGCGATCGGTCCAAGCCTCATCGTCGCCATTATAGGAGGCTCTGCTGGAGCAGGAAGGCTTATAATTATCGCATCg ATGATACTTTCCTTTGAGCTGCCTTTTGCTCTCATCCCTCTGCTCAAGTTCAGCAGCAGCAGCACGAAGATGGGGCCTCACAAGAACTCAATTTAT GTGATCGTGGTCTCGTGGATCCTCGGTTTTGGAATCATAGGAATCAACATCTACTTCCTGAGCACAAGCTTCGTGGGATGGCTCATCCATAGCAGCCTTCCGAAGGCTGCCACAGTCTTCGGTGGCATCGTCGTGTTCCCGTTCATGGCGGCCTACGTCCTGGCCGTCTTCTACTTGACGATCCGAAGGGATACGGCGGTGACATTTGTGGACAAGCCCGATGAGTCACAGATAGAGATGGAGAGTGGAGTGCGTAGTTCGGATGGCAATAAGGGCACTGAAGTGGCGCCGTACAGGGGTGACCTTGCCGATATTCCCCTTCCTGACTAA